The Trichocoleus sp. FACHB-46 DNA segment CGATGAATTTCGCCAGCAGCAATATGAACCCTTGAAGGACGCAGGCTGGGATCATGTGGCAGCTAGATTTTACTGTTTAATTCAAGCATCCAAACAGTACCCAGAGATCGAGCACAAAATCACCAAAGATTATTTGATTCAGTTTGGTCAACAGCTCCAGCCTTTTGATAGTGTTACGGAGATGTTCGATCGCCTGCATCAGCACGTACAGGATCTCAATCCCCAAATTGAACTAGAGTTTTACATCATCACGGGTGGATTTGGGGAGGTGGTTCGCCACACCTGCATTGCCCCTTACTTTACTCAAATTTGGGGATGCGAATTTCACTATAGCCAAACGGGTGAAATTGAGTTCCTGAAGCGCAGCATCAGCCATACAGAAAAGACTCGCTATTTGATGCAGATTGCCAGTGGTCAAAATCAGGTGGATGGAAATGGGCGCTCGTTTGCCTATCGAGATGTTTCAGAAGATCAATTGCACATTCCCTTGTCACAAATAATCTATATCGGAGACGGAGCATCGGATATCCCTTGTTTTTCAGTCTTGAATGATAAAGGCGGGATTACGATCGGTGTTTATAAAGAAGCCCAGACCTGGGATCAACAGATTCAAGTGAGTGAGAGTCAGCGAGTCACCAATTTGGCTGAAGCCGATTATCGTGAAGATTCAGAATTAATGCGATCGCTCACTCTAGCAGTTGAGAGCTTATGCAAACAGATTACCTTACGTCAGTTAAGCGTTGGGGAATAAACAAAGCACCGTAACGTCAGGAGGTAGCAAAACAATGAGTCAACCAATTGGACACACCCATTGGGCGATCGCCGAAGGGTACATTCCTGCCTATAGCAATGGACCCGAACCGCAATTTACCAGCCATGAAACAGCCTGTCTACTGAATACCTCGGATCAGGATGCCCATGTCGAGATCATGATTTATTTCAGCGATCGCGAACCTTTAGGACCCTATCGTGCCACTGTTCCGGC contains these protein-coding regions:
- a CDS encoding HAD family hydrolase — protein: MPQRQETHLTKPQATKPVCNRIGIVFDFDGTLAPDTFDELVKTLGLNVDEFRQQQYEPLKDAGWDHVAARFYCLIQASKQYPEIEHKITKDYLIQFGQQLQPFDSVTEMFDRLHQHVQDLNPQIELEFYIITGGFGEVVRHTCIAPYFTQIWGCEFHYSQTGEIEFLKRSISHTEKTRYLMQIASGQNQVDGNGRSFAYRDVSEDQLHIPLSQIIYIGDGASDIPCFSVLNDKGGITIGVYKEAQTWDQQIQVSESQRVTNLAEADYREDSELMRSLTLAVESLCKQITLRQLSVGE
- a CDS encoding sensory rhodopsin transducer, which encodes MSQPIGHTHWAIAEGYIPAYSNGPEPQFTSHETACLLNTSDQDAHVEIMIYFSDREPLGPYRATVPARRTKHLRFNDLSDPEPIPRDTDYASVIESDVPIVVQHTRLDSRQAENALLSTIAYASSD